In one Acomys russatus chromosome X, mAcoRus1.1, whole genome shotgun sequence genomic region, the following are encoded:
- the Foxp3 gene encoding forkhead box protein P3, giving the protein MPNPRPAKPVAPSLALGPSPGVLPNWKTVPKGSELPGTRGPGGTFQGRDLRGGAHTSSSSLNPLPPSQLQLPTVPLVMVAPSGTRLGPSPHLQALLQDRPHFMHQLSTVDAHAQTPVLQVRPLDNPAMISLPPPSAATGVFSLKARPGLPPEINVASLEWVSREPALLCTFPRLGTPRKENNLLAAPQGSYPLLANGVCKWPGCEKVFEEPEEFLKHCQADHLLDEKGKAQCLLQREVVQSLEQQLELEKEKLGAMQAHLAGKMAMAKAPSMASMDKSSCCIVATSTQGSVLPAWSAPREPPDSLFAVRRHLWGSHGNSTFPEFFHNMDYFKFHNMRPPFTYATLIRWAILEAPEKQRTLNEIYHWFTRMFAYFRNHPATWKNAIRHNLSLHKCFVRVESEKGAVWTVDEFEFRKKRSQRPSKCSNPCP; this is encoded by the exons ATGCCCAACCCTAGGCCAGCCAAGCCCGTGGCTCCTTCCTTGGCCCTTGGCCCATCCCCAGGAGTCTTGCCAAACTGGAAGACAGTACCCAAGGGCTCAGAACTTCCAGGGACTAGGGGTCCTGGGGGAACCTTCCAAGGCCGGGACCTGAGAGGTGGGGCCCACACGTCGTCTTCCTCCTTGAACCCCCTACCACCATCACAGCTGCAG CTGCCTACTGTGCCCCTAGTCATGGTGGCACCCTCTGGGACCCGACTGGGACCCTCGCCTCACTTGCAGGCACTTCTCCAGGACAGACCACATTTCATGCATCAG CTCTCCACTGTGGATGCCCATGCCCAGACCCCTGTGCTACAAGTGCGCCCACTGGATAACCCAGCCATGATCAGTCTCCCACCACCGTCTGCTGCCACTGGAGTCTTCTCCCTCAAGGCCCGGCCTGGCTTGCCACCTG AGATCAACGTGGCGAGTCTGGAATGGGTGTCCAGGGAGCCAGCTCTACTCTGTACCTTTCCACGCTTGGGTACACCCAGGAAAGAGAA CAACCTTTTGGCTGCACCACAAGGATCCTACCCACTGCTGGCAAATGGAGTGTGCAAGTGGCCTGGCTGTGAGAAGGTCTTTGAGGAGCCAGAAGAGTTTCTCAA GCATTGCCAAGCAGACCACCTCCTGGATGAGAAGGGCAAAGCGCAGTGCCTCCTCCAGAGGGAAGTGGTGCAGTCTCTGGAGCAGCAG CTGGAGCTGGAAAAGGAAAAGCTGGGTGCTATGCAAGCCCACCTGGCCGGGAAGATGGCAATGGCAAAGGCCCCATCGATG GCCTCAATGGACAAGAGTTCTTGCTGCATTGTAGCCACCAGCACCCAGGGCAGTGTTCTTCCTGCCTGGTCTGCTCCCCGGGAGCCTCCAGACAGCCTGTTTGCAGTGCGGAGGCATCTCTGGGGAAGCCATGGAAACAGCACCTTTCCAG AGTTCTTCCACAACATGGACTATTTCAAGTTCCACAACATGCGGCCCCCTTTCACATATGCCACCCTCATCCGATGG gccatcctggaagCTCCAGAGAAGCAGAGGACACTCAATGAAATCTACCATTGGTTTACGCGCATGTTCGCCTACTTCCGAAACCACCCTGCCACCTGGAAG AATGCCATCCGCCACAACCTGAGCCTACACAAGTGCTTCGTGCGAGTAGAAAGCGAGAAGGGAGCGGTGTGGACCGTAGATGAATTTGAATTTCGCAAGAAGAGGAGCCAACGCCCCAGCAAGTGCTCCAACCCCTGCCCTTGA
- the Ppp1r3f gene encoding protein phosphatase 1 regulatory subunit 3F, protein MARTAPVEPPLRHPAPPSPAAGEPRASVEAAVAPRRVLFADEALGLPLAQLRRYRPWGGPGAGKMAAATGQDGGGGGADEDDDGEDGDEGEEEEEACPDPSPLCPVPAGGGFYLVPTFSLPPAPGRLERLGRVMVELEALLPPPGAVPGGSGVWVPGGRPPVVRGLVRVLNRSFEKAVHVRASHDGWATFCDHPARYVPRSPPGAGVGGTGAGDPLLDLGLGLGPGQMSASSPDDGGRTDRFAFQLPFAEGAGDGARLDFVVRYVTPEGTFWANNHGRNYTVLLRIAPAPTPTDAEGLPQQQQLQQLEPQPECQGPVEAEARQLKSCMKPVRRRPLEEELRMKSMGDNTLADRPEVQESVGPLVAPTPLRPWPQMTLQVSEVTAARNRQEGDISRSNPPVAFTEVLQAPAIRILPSTCGLGGLPRDQASGPDASDRATGPFLEPTQQQVEATWESGGGRKAPMVGAMPDEPSGGLEIVTGLDELLGEDTIDQELEQLYLSHLSRLRAAVAAGDGGEGSTDGGTSPSHPLGGLTDRDLILKWPGPERALNSALAEEITLHYARLGCGVELIKDTEDPDDEGEGEEERSITPSSPEGDSPKESPPEILSGARAVVATMGDVWLPWAEGSGSDGPVVLGTQGQFADNPEKGMGKDINSLHRNRVIVGVTGSPGEAEAEAQMKVPPEWEGSLLSISDKEQAAPVLPEQSPGVLGPSGTEVCLSSVANPHGNSQDEEGGSLNLESPKRSPTPAAPAECVCGLSPQLRGPLTQTLGVLAGLVVVPVALNSGMSLLVLVLCLSLAWFS, encoded by the exons aTGGCGCGCACGGCCCCTGTGGAGCCACCGCTGCGGCATCCCGCGCCCCCGTCGCCGGCTGCGGGAGAGCCCCGCGCCTCGGTTGAGGCGGCGGTGGCCCCGCGGAGGGTGCTGTTCGCTGACGAGGCCCTGGGGCTGCCTCTGGCGCAGCTACGCCGCTACCGGCCGTGGGGCGGGCCCGGGGCGGGCAAGATGGCGGCGGCGACCGGGCaagatggcggcggcggcggggctgATGAGGACGACGATGGCGAGGATGGGgatgaaggggaggaggaagaggaggcttgcCCCGATCCCTCGCCGCTGTGCCCCGTTCCCGCTGGCGGGGGGTTTTACCTGGTGCCCACATTTTCGTTGCCGCCCGCGCCGGGCCGTCTGGAGCGGTTGGGGCGTGTGATGGTGGAGTTGGAGGCGTTGCTGCCGCCTCCTGGAGCGGTTCCCGGGGGTTCCGGGGTGTGGGTGCCTGGGGGGCGCCCACCGGTGGTGCGCGGGTTAGTGCGCGTGCTGAACCGCTCCTTCGAGAAGGCCGTGCACGTGCGGGCCTCACACGACGGCTGGGCTACCTTCTGCGACCACCCAGCGCGCTATGTCCCACGCAGCCCGCCTGGGGCAGGAGTGggaggaacaggagcaggagatCCCCTCCTGGATCTGGGTCTAGGCCTGGGCCCCGGCCAGATGTCTGCCTCCTCACCCGACGACGGTGGCCGCACTGACCGTTTTGCCTTCCAGCTGCCCTTTGCTGAGGGCGCGGGCGATGGGGCGCGCCTCGACTTCGTGGTGCGCTATGTGACCCCCGAGGGCACTTTCTGGGCCAACAACCATGGCCGCAACTACACTGTCCTGCTCCGGATCGCACCCGCTCCCACACCCACTGATGCCGAAGGGctgccccagcagcagcagctgcagcagctggagccacagcctgaGTGCCAGGgtcctgtggaggctgaggccaggcagCTGAAGAGCTGCATGAAGCCGGTGAGGCGCAG GCCTCTTGAGGAAGAGCTGAGGATGAAGAGCATGGGTGACAATACCCTAGCGG ACCGTCCTGAGGTTCAAGAGTCAGTGGGTCCCCTGGTGGCCCCTACCCCTCTCCGTCCATGGCCCCAGATGACACTTCAG GTTTCTGAAGTTACAGCTGCCAGAAACCGTCAAGAAGGTGACATCTCCAGAAGCAATCCACCTGTGGCTTTTACAGAGGTCCTCCAGGCCCCAGCCATCAGGATTCTGCCATCTACCTGTGGACTGGGTGGCCTCCCCAGGGACCAGGCCTCAGGGCCGGATGCAAGTGATCGAGCCACTGGCCCCTTCCTGGAACCCACTCAGCAACAGGTGGAGGCTACGTGGGAAAGCGGAGGGGGTCGAAAGGCTCCCATGGTGGGGGCTATGCCAGATGAGCCCTCTGGGGGTCTGGAGATTGTGACTGGGTTGGACGAGTTGCTTGGTGAAGACACCATTGACCAGGAGTTGGAGCAGCTCTACTTGTCTCACCTGAGCCGCTTGCGGGCTGCTGTGGCCGCAGGGGATGGCGGGGAAGGCTCTACGGATGGAGGGACCTCCCCCAGCCATCCCCTGGGCGGACTCACGGACCGTGACCTGATCTTGAAGTGGCCTGGCCCTGAGAGGGCCCTGAACAGTGCCCTGGCCGAGGAGATCACGCTGCACTATGCGCGCCTGGGGTGTGGCGTGGAGCTCATCAAGGACACTGAAGACCCTGATGACGAGGGGGAGGGCGAAGAGGAGCGCTCCATCACTCCTTCTAGCCCCGAAGGAGACAGCCCCAAGGAATCGCCTCCAGAAATCCTCTCTGGGGCCCGTGCCGTGGTAGCTACTATGGGAGATGTGTGGCTTCCATGGGCTGAGGGCTCTGGAAGTGACGGTCCCGTGGTTCTGGGAACACAGGGTCAGTTCGCTGACAATCCCGAGAAAGGGATGGGTAAGGACATCAACTCTTTGCACAGGAATAGGGTCATAGTTGGGGTGACCGGGtcccctggggaggctgaggcagaagcccAGATGAAGGTCCCTCCTGAGTGGGAAGGCAGCTTGCTATCTATTTCCGATAAAGAGCAGGCTGCACCAGTTCTGCCAGAGCAGAGTCCTGGTGTCCTTGGTCCCTCAGGGACTGAAGTGTGTCTGTCTAGTGTAGCCAACCCTCATGGGAACTCCCAGGATGAAGAGGGTGGAAGCCTAAATCTTGAGTCCCCAAAGAGGTCTCCCACACCAGCAGCccctgcagagtgtgtgtgtggcttgtctCCTCAGCTCCGAGGCCCCTTGACCCAAACTCTGGGTGTCTTGGCCGGGCTAGTTGTGGTCCCTGTGGCTTTGAACAGTGGTATGTCCCTTCTGGTGCTTGTGCTGTGCCTGTCTCTGGCCTGGTTCTCGTAG